From a single Nicotiana tomentosiformis chromosome 2, ASM39032v3, whole genome shotgun sequence genomic region:
- the LOC104115534 gene encoding uncharacterized protein gives MPNQKQGSEQLQTLMQSGQISGSLSFNGTLTKEDEEMSRSALSTFKAKEEEIEKKKMEVKERVQAQLGRVEEETRRLAIIREELEALADPKKKDVQFVRKKIDAVNKELKPLGQTCQKKEKEYKEALEAFNEKHKEKVQLITRLMELVGESEKLRLKKLEELSKSIETIR, from the exons atGCCAAATCAAAAGCAAGGAAGTGAACAGCTACAAACACTGATGCAATCAGGGCAAATTTCAGGGTCTTTGAGTTTTAATGGGACTTTAACTAAAGAAGATGAAGAGATGTCAAGGTCTGCTCTTTCTACTTTCAAAgctaaagaagaagaaattgaGAAGAAGAAAATGGAAGTCAAAGAAAGAGTTCAAGCTCAGTTGGGTCGGGTTGAAGAAGAAACTAGGCGTTTAGCCATTATTCGTGAG GAACTAGAAGCATTAGCTGATCCAAAGAAGAAAGATGTTCAATTCGTTCGGAAGAAGATTGATGCTGTCAACAAAGAGTTAAAACCCCTGGGACAGACCTGCCAGAAGAAG gaaaaagagtacaaagaAGCTCTTGAGGCGTTCAATGAAAAGCACAAGGAAAAAGTACAGCTAATAACAAGATTGATGGAG TTGGTGGGTGAAAGCGAGAAACTGCGACTGAAGAAGTTGGAGGAGCTGAGCAAGAGCATAGAAACAATACGCTGA